ACTCATGTTTATAAATAATATTTTCTACAATCTTTACATTTGCAGTTTGAATACCAATTTTATCAATTTGCATATTGTCTATCATAGAAACACCAGCGTGAAATCGTTTTTTTATTTCATCTGATAATTCTTTTCTTTTTTTATGTGTAAGTTTTTTGGAATCATTTATATGCGGAATCAGGTCAAGATTGTTGTTCAATTCATCGCTAGACAAAAAAACATAACCACAAACAATAGGCCCAGCAAGTGGTCCACGACCAGCTTCATCAAATCCAATTATATTTTTATTACCTTCTTCAAAAAGTGCTTTTTCCAAATCAATACTTATCATAAAGTTATTATAATGTAATTATAATAAATAAAAAACCATCTATTAAAAAACAGATGATTTTTAAAAAAATATAATAGTAAGAAATATTATATTTTCATTTTATTTGCAATTCTCCTCAAAGCTGAAACAAATGCTGCCATTCTAAGGCTAATATTATTTTCTTTTGAAATATCATAAATTTCATCAAAAGATTTATACATTATTTCTTTTAACTTAGAATTTACTTCTTCTAAGCTCCATTTTTCATCTTTTATATTTTGAAGCCACTCAAAATACGAAACCGTTACACCACCTGCATTTGTAAGTACATCAGGAAGAAGTAAAATTCCTTTTGATTTCAAAATCAAATCTGCTTCTGGACAAACAGGACCATTTGCCAATTCAAAAACAATTTTTGCTTTTATATTTTCTACATTTCCACTAGTAATTTGATTTTCAAGAGCGCAAAGAGCCAACACCTCTGTATCTAATTCCAATAATTCTTCGTTTGTAATTGTTTTAATATTTACAAAATCTATTACACTACCTGTATCTTTTTTAAATTCCAAAATTTTATCAATATCAAGTCCATCCTCACAATGTATTGCACCCTTTGAATCTGATACTGCAATAATTTTGTAACCAGCATCAAACAAAATTTTTGAGAATA
This window of the Patescibacteria group bacterium genome carries:
- a CDS encoding ribonuclease HII → MISIDLEKALFEEGNKNIIGFDEAGRGPLAGPIVCGYVFLSSDELNNNLDLIPHINDSKKLTHKKRKELSDEIKKRFHAGVSMIDNMQIDKIGIQTANVKIVENIIYKHESEIDYALIDYIGGFKKYFNLEFGNYKIIVDGDAKHFIIASASIIAKVFRDEYMENIATSFPEYGFEKHYGYGTKNHIENIKKYGMCSLHRKSFIHFL